In Kitasatospora sp. NA04385, a single genomic region encodes these proteins:
- a CDS encoding acyltransferase has protein sequence MTPFLRPSSLPSPPLPSALPARLPSLTGLRFLAALLVVCYHLSRQVGTLPVLSPLAWYGRSGVTFFFVLSGFVLAWTYADAAVPARRFYRRRLARIWPLHALTTGASLAVYAALGAAVPVTAALWSLPLLHPWGRSTVMGGNPAGWSLGDEGWFYLLFPLLLRLRPGLRTAALCCASGPLLWLAGSAVADPSLRSWLLDYLPLSRTPQFLLGVALALALRHGRLPVLPLLPTALAVAAFHLALVPWHHAVPDPAWHSPYIASQLLSAPLFAALITAAAQADLHRPGGPLTRRPWLLLGDWSFAWYLVHEITFRPWLHHHGHPSPGLPTAATWLLLATASLALAAALHHLVEQPLERLLRDRPAPARPRRPPPPRTRTRTRSAAADGDRTRPRPHSPGPSYTRRQGSANTV, from the coding sequence GTGACCCCCTTCCTCCGGCCCTCCTCCCTCCCTTCCCCTCCGCTCCCTTCCGCCCTCCCCGCCCGGCTGCCCTCGCTCACCGGGCTGCGCTTCCTGGCCGCGCTGCTGGTGGTCTGCTACCACCTGTCCCGCCAGGTCGGCACCCTCCCGGTGCTCAGCCCCCTCGCCTGGTACGGGCGTTCGGGCGTGACGTTCTTCTTCGTGCTGTCCGGTTTCGTGCTCGCCTGGACGTACGCGGACGCCGCCGTCCCGGCCCGCCGCTTCTACCGCCGCCGCCTGGCCCGGATCTGGCCGCTGCACGCCCTGACCACCGGCGCCTCGCTCGCCGTGTACGCCGCGCTCGGCGCGGCCGTGCCGGTCACCGCCGCGCTGTGGTCGCTGCCGCTGCTGCACCCGTGGGGGCGGAGCACCGTGATGGGCGGCAACCCGGCCGGCTGGTCGCTCGGCGACGAGGGCTGGTTCTACCTGCTGTTCCCCCTCCTGCTGCGCCTGCGCCCGGGGCTGCGCACCGCCGCGCTGTGCTGCGCGAGCGGCCCGCTGCTGTGGCTGGCCGGCTCGGCCGTCGCCGACCCGTCCCTGCGCAGCTGGCTGCTGGACTACCTGCCGCTCAGCCGCACCCCGCAGTTCCTGCTCGGCGTCGCCCTCGCCCTGGCCCTCCGCCACGGCCGGCTGCCCGTCCTGCCGCTGCTCCCCACCGCCCTCGCGGTCGCGGCCTTCCACCTCGCCCTGGTCCCCTGGCACCACGCCGTCCCCGACCCGGCCTGGCACAGCCCCTACATCGCCTCCCAGCTCCTCTCCGCCCCGCTGTTCGCCGCCCTGATCACCGCCGCCGCCCAGGCCGACCTGCACCGCCCCGGCGGCCCGCTCACCCGCCGCCCCTGGCTGCTGCTCGGCGACTGGTCCTTCGCCTGGTACCTGGTCCACGAGATCACCTTCCGCCCCTGGCTCCACCACCACGGCCACCCCTCCCCCGGCCTCCCCACCGCCGCCACCTGGCTCCTGCTGGCCACCGCCTCCCTCGCCCTGGCCGCCGCCCTCCACCACCTCGTCGAACAACCCCTGGAACGCCTCCTCCGCGACCGCCCGGCCCCCGCCAGGCCCCGCCGTCCTCCACCACCGCGCACCCGCACCCGCACCCGCAGCGCAGCCGCGGACGGTGACCGCACCCGCCCGCGACCGCACTCGCCCGGTCCGTCCTACACCCGCCGCCAGGGCTCCGCGAACACCGTGTAG
- the glnA gene encoding type I glutamate--ammonia ligase, whose translation MGKQQEFVLRTLEERDIRFVRLWFTDVLGFLKSVAVAPAELEQAFEEGIGFDGSAIEGFARVYESDMIAKPDPTTFQILPWRSENPGTARMFCDILMPDGSPSYADPRYVLKRTLEKASNLGFTFYTHPEIEFFLLKDLPGDGTAPTPADQSGYFDHTPRGIGHDFRRQAITMLESMGISVEFSHHEGAPGQQEIDLRYADALSTADNIMTFRLVMKEVALEQGVHASFMPKPFSNHPGSGMHTHVSLFEGDRNAFHESGAEYQLSKVGRSFIAGLLKYAAETAAVTNQWVNSYKRIWGGSQRTAGAGGEAPSYICWGHNNRSALIRVPMYKPGKQGSTRIEVRSLDTGCNPYLAYAVTLAAGLKGIEDNLELPPGADDDVWALTDAERRALGIQPMPQNLGEAIDLMQRSELVAETLGEHVFDFFLRNKRQEWEEYRSEVTPFELRKVLQVL comes from the coding sequence ATGGGCAAGCAGCAGGAGTTCGTGCTTCGCACGCTCGAAGAGCGTGACATCCGGTTCGTCCGACTGTGGTTCACCGACGTGCTCGGGTTCCTCAAGTCCGTGGCGGTCGCTCCGGCGGAACTGGAACAGGCCTTCGAGGAGGGCATCGGCTTCGACGGCTCGGCGATCGAGGGCTTCGCCCGGGTCTACGAGTCCGACATGATCGCGAAGCCGGACCCGACCACCTTCCAGATACTGCCGTGGCGCTCCGAGAACCCCGGAACCGCCCGGATGTTCTGCGACATCCTGATGCCCGACGGCTCGCCCTCCTACGCGGACCCGCGCTACGTCCTCAAGCGCACCCTGGAGAAGGCCTCCAACCTCGGCTTCACCTTCTACACCCACCCCGAGATCGAGTTCTTCCTCCTCAAGGACCTCCCCGGCGACGGCACCGCGCCGACCCCCGCCGACCAGTCCGGCTACTTCGACCACACCCCGCGCGGCATCGGCCACGACTTCCGCCGCCAGGCCATCACCATGCTCGAATCCATGGGCATCTCGGTCGAGTTCAGCCACCACGAGGGCGCCCCCGGCCAGCAGGAGATCGACCTGCGCTACGCCGACGCGCTCTCCACCGCCGACAACATCATGACCTTCCGCCTGGTCATGAAGGAGGTCGCCCTCGAACAGGGCGTCCACGCCAGCTTCATGCCCAAGCCGTTCTCCAACCACCCCGGCTCCGGCATGCACACCCACGTCTCCCTCTTCGAGGGCGACCGCAACGCCTTCCACGAGTCCGGCGCCGAGTACCAGCTCTCCAAGGTCGGCCGCTCCTTCATCGCCGGCCTGCTCAAGTACGCCGCCGAGACCGCCGCCGTCACCAACCAGTGGGTCAACTCCTACAAGCGCATCTGGGGCGGCTCCCAGCGCACCGCCGGCGCCGGCGGCGAGGCCCCCTCCTACATCTGCTGGGGCCACAACAACCGCTCCGCCCTGATCCGCGTCCCCATGTACAAGCCCGGCAAGCAGGGCTCCACCCGCATCGAGGTCCGCTCCCTCGACACCGGCTGCAACCCCTACCTCGCCTACGCCGTCACCCTCGCCGCCGGCCTCAAGGGCATCGAGGACAACCTCGAACTCCCCCCGGGCGCCGACGACGACGTCTGGGCCCTCACCGACGCCGAGCGCCGCGCCCTCGGCATCCAGCCCATGCCGCAGAACCTCGGCGAGGCCATCGACCTCATGCAGCGCAGCGAACTCGTCGCCGAGACCCTGGGCGAGCACGTCTTCGACTTCTTCCTGCGCAACAAGCGCCAGGAGTGGGAGGAGTACCGCTCCGAGGTCACCCCGTTCGAGCTGCGCAAGGTGCTCCAGGTGCTGTGA
- a CDS encoding NAD+ synthase produces the protein MPNLRLALCQIDPWVGDLARNSEEVLRWSKRAAESGADLIAFPEMVLTGYPVEDLAFRGSFVEGSRAALVDLAAKLAAEGLGDTPVVVGYLGRGEPGTRYAGRPQNCAAVLRGGEVVTRFAKHFLPNYGVFDEYRYFVPGDQLTVLRLHGVDVALAICEDIWQEGGRVAATGQAAAGLLLSLNGSPYERDKDDVRLELVRRRAAEAGCPLVYLNMVGAQDELVFDGESMVVTEGGELLARGPQFEEALLVVDLDLPAANEDGLPDGTVLADGLRLTRVDLGGAPKERPAAPLDPEVAERLDDEAEVYAALVEGTRAYVRKNGMRSVLIGLSGGIDSALVAAIAVDAIGAENVYGVSMPSRYSSQHSRDDAAELARRTGLHFRTVSIAPMFDAYLGATELTGLAEENLQSRLRGTLLMAISNQEGQIVLAPGNKSELAVGYSTLYGDSVGAYGPIKDVYKTLVFRLARWRNAQAEARGEVPPIPENTISKPPSAELRPDQKDTDSLPDYDLLDAVLTRYVEGDEGRDAIVAAGYPAEVVDRVVRLVDTAEYKRRQYPPGPKVSPKNFGRDRRLPITNRWRQG, from the coding sequence ATGCCGAATCTGCGTCTCGCCCTGTGCCAGATCGACCCCTGGGTCGGTGACCTCGCCCGCAACAGCGAGGAGGTGCTGCGCTGGTCGAAGCGGGCCGCCGAGTCCGGCGCCGACCTGATCGCCTTCCCGGAGATGGTGCTGACCGGGTACCCGGTGGAGGACCTGGCCTTCCGGGGCTCGTTCGTCGAGGGCTCGCGCGCCGCGCTGGTCGACCTGGCGGCGAAGCTGGCCGCCGAGGGCCTGGGCGACACCCCGGTGGTGGTCGGCTACCTGGGCCGCGGCGAGCCGGGCACCCGGTACGCCGGCCGCCCGCAGAACTGCGCGGCGGTGCTGCGCGGCGGCGAGGTGGTGACCAGGTTCGCCAAGCACTTCCTGCCGAACTACGGCGTGTTCGACGAGTACCGCTACTTCGTGCCGGGCGACCAGCTGACGGTGCTGCGGCTGCACGGCGTGGACGTCGCGCTGGCGATCTGCGAGGACATCTGGCAGGAGGGCGGCCGGGTCGCCGCCACCGGCCAGGCGGCCGCGGGCCTGCTGCTGTCGCTGAACGGTTCGCCGTACGAGCGCGACAAGGACGACGTCCGGCTGGAGCTGGTCCGGCGCCGGGCCGCCGAGGCGGGCTGCCCGCTGGTGTACCTGAACATGGTCGGCGCGCAGGACGAGCTGGTCTTCGACGGCGAGTCGATGGTGGTCACCGAGGGCGGCGAACTGCTGGCCCGCGGGCCGCAGTTCGAGGAGGCGCTGCTGGTCGTCGACCTGGACCTGCCGGCCGCGAACGAGGACGGCCTGCCGGACGGCACGGTGCTCGCCGACGGCCTGCGGCTGACCCGGGTCGACCTGGGCGGCGCGCCGAAGGAGCGGCCCGCCGCACCGCTCGACCCGGAGGTCGCCGAGCGGCTGGACGACGAGGCCGAGGTGTACGCGGCACTGGTCGAGGGCACCCGGGCGTACGTCCGCAAGAACGGAATGCGCTCGGTGCTGATCGGCCTGTCCGGCGGCATCGACTCGGCGCTGGTCGCGGCGATCGCGGTGGACGCGATCGGCGCGGAGAACGTGTACGGCGTCTCGATGCCCTCGCGCTACTCCTCGCAGCACTCCCGGGACGACGCCGCCGAGCTGGCCCGCCGCACCGGCCTGCACTTCCGCACGGTGTCGATCGCCCCGATGTTCGACGCCTACCTGGGCGCCACCGAGCTGACCGGCCTGGCCGAGGAGAACCTGCAGTCCCGGCTGCGCGGCACGCTGCTGATGGCGATCTCCAACCAGGAGGGGCAGATCGTCCTGGCGCCGGGCAACAAGAGCGAGCTGGCGGTCGGCTACTCGACGCTGTACGGCGACTCGGTGGGCGCGTACGGGCCGATCAAGGACGTGTACAAGACGCTGGTCTTCCGGCTGGCGCGCTGGCGCAACGCACAGGCCGAGGCGCGCGGCGAGGTGCCGCCGATCCCGGAGAACACCATCTCCAAGCCGCCGTCGGCGGAACTGCGGCCGGACCAGAAGGACACCGACTCGCTGCCCGACTACGACCTGCTGGACGCCGTCCTGACCAGGTACGTGGAGGGCGACGAGGGCCGGGACGCGATCGTCGCCGCCGGGTACCCGGCCGAGGTGGTGGACCGGGTGGTGCGGCTGGTGGACACCGCCGAGTACAAGCGGCGGCAGTACCCGCCGGGCCCGAAGGTCTCGCCGAAGAACTTCGGCCGCGACCGCCGGCTGCCCATCACCAACCGCTGGCGGCAGGGCTGA
- a CDS encoding endonuclease/exonuclease/phosphatase family protein: MVRADGPAVLVQEPERPEGRRERLRRWFAWRRGWPLTVLGLLVTAVLVGHAQVPNAVGNLGSLLETFLPWLGLCVPVLLALALWRRAGVALVAALLPGAVWLNLFGALLVDKGSGPGDFTVLTHNVAAANDDPQGTIRMLSGSGAEIVALEELSASAAPVYAKGLAEAFPYHVVEGTVGLWSSYPIDGVSVVDIKMGWTRAFRARVTTPRGPLAVYVAHLPSVRVKFDSGFTAGRRDVSAQALGDAIEREPLGRVLLLGDLNGTMNDRSLAPITSQMRSAQGAVGDGFGFSWPASFPTARIDQILSKGGLVPTDSRTLPADASDHLAVAADYRY, translated from the coding sequence ATGGTGCGGGCGGACGGCCCGGCGGTACTGGTGCAGGAACCCGAGCGGCCCGAGGGCCGGCGGGAGCGGCTGCGCCGCTGGTTCGCCTGGCGGCGCGGGTGGCCGCTCACCGTGCTCGGCCTGCTGGTCACCGCGGTGCTGGTGGGCCACGCCCAGGTGCCCAACGCGGTCGGCAACCTGGGCAGCCTGCTGGAGACCTTCCTGCCCTGGCTGGGCCTGTGCGTCCCGGTGCTGCTGGCGCTCGCGCTGTGGCGCCGCGCCGGGGTGGCGCTGGTCGCGGCGCTGCTGCCCGGCGCGGTGTGGCTGAACCTGTTCGGCGCGCTGCTGGTCGACAAGGGCAGCGGGCCCGGCGACTTCACCGTGCTCACCCACAACGTGGCCGCCGCCAACGACGACCCGCAGGGCACCATCCGGATGCTCTCCGGCTCCGGCGCCGAGATCGTCGCGCTGGAGGAGCTGTCCGCGTCCGCCGCCCCGGTGTACGCGAAGGGGCTGGCCGAAGCCTTCCCGTACCACGTGGTGGAGGGCACCGTCGGCCTGTGGTCCAGCTACCCGATCGACGGCGTGTCCGTGGTCGACATCAAGATGGGCTGGACCAGGGCCTTCCGCGCCCGGGTCACCACCCCCCGGGGCCCGCTCGCGGTGTACGTCGCGCACCTGCCCTCGGTGCGGGTCAAGTTCGACAGCGGCTTCACGGCCGGTCGGCGCGACGTCAGCGCGCAGGCCCTCGGCGACGCGATCGAGCGCGAGCCGCTGGGCCGGGTGCTGCTGCTCGGCGACCTCAACGGCACCATGAACGACCGCAGCCTGGCCCCGATCACCTCGCAGATGCGCTCCGCCCAGGGCGCGGTCGGCGACGGCTTCGGCTTCTCCTGGCCGGCCTCCTTCCCGACCGCCCGGATCGACCAGATCCTCAGCAAGGGCGGCCTGGTCCCCACCGACTCCCGCACCCTCCCGGCCGACGCCAGCGACCACCTCGCGGTGGCCGCCGACTACCGCTACTGA
- a CDS encoding TetR/AcrR family transcriptional regulator codes for MTSADTPLQPCHGPAAEQDAPRRGRPRSEAAEQAIYAAVEKLMEDGTGLSQLSIERIAAEAGVGKATIYRRWPNKEALLVDVVARLEEPLPPMLGPTYRDDLINAVDYMRRRGLIKRSRWVVRSALGQMNAWPELKQTYQERVVQPRRELVRQIVRRGVTAGELRADLDVELLCELLIGPILLRTVLWDDAPLEDPDLPRQMVDAALQGIGAGAAPSAAR; via the coding sequence ATGACGAGCGCCGACACTCCGCTCCAGCCGTGCCACGGCCCCGCCGCGGAGCAGGACGCCCCGCGGCGGGGCCGCCCGCGCAGCGAGGCCGCCGAACAGGCGATCTACGCCGCGGTGGAGAAGCTGATGGAGGACGGCACCGGCCTGTCCCAGCTGTCTATCGAGCGGATCGCCGCCGAGGCGGGCGTCGGCAAGGCCACCATCTACCGGCGCTGGCCCAACAAGGAGGCCCTGCTGGTGGACGTGGTGGCCCGGCTGGAGGAGCCGCTGCCCCCGATGCTCGGCCCCACCTACCGCGACGACCTGATCAACGCCGTCGACTACATGCGCCGGCGCGGCCTGATCAAGCGCTCCCGGTGGGTCGTCCGGTCCGCGCTCGGGCAGATGAACGCCTGGCCCGAGCTCAAGCAGACCTACCAGGAGCGGGTGGTGCAGCCCCGCCGCGAGCTGGTCCGGCAGATCGTCCGGCGCGGCGTCACGGCGGGCGAACTGCGCGCCGACCTGGACGTCGAGCTGCTCTGCGAGCTGCTGATCGGCCCGATCCTGCTGCGCACCGTCCTGTGGGACGACGCCCCGCTGGAGGACCCGGACCTGCCCCGGCAGATGGTCGACGCCGCCCTCCAGGGCATCGGCGCCGGCGCGGCCCCGTCCGCCGCGCGCTGA
- a CDS encoding MFS transporter, translating to MTSPTAAVQAPRVPEAVHRRRWWILGTLVLALLVVVLDNSILNVAMKTIATPAPVGLGASQSDLEWAINSYTLVFAGLLFTAGLLGDRFGRKWTLLAGMLVFGLGSLLSALAASPGELIGYRAVMGLGGAFVMPATLAIIMNVFERNEQPKAIGIWAGAVGLAIAIGPITGGLLIEHFWWGSVFLVNVPIVIVALGLMGWLVPDSKDPNPGKLDPVGVLLSIVGLVALIYGIIKGGELADFTDPKAWVPTLVGVLALVAFVLFEKHTRYPALDVTWFRNKVFSASIGVVGIVFFALMGVSFFGVFYTQSVRGYSALEAGELMLPLAVAQLVFAPRARLVVDRFGVRLTCAGGMLLVTLGFLGYAFLTATSPIWLLIVLGFVMGAGMAHVMPPVTVAIMGALPREKAGAGSALNNTFRQVGGSLGIAVLGALLSTVYRNGMDDHLAAVPAPVRDRAGESIESTLGVAERLHLPALVDPAKDAFIHAMHVVSGVSAGVTVLGALLALLLLPGKGAAPAGPGGPGAAAAGPQDREDSGASTAKV from the coding sequence ATGACCTCGCCGACCGCAGCTGTCCAGGCCCCCCGGGTGCCGGAAGCCGTACACCGCCGACGCTGGTGGATCCTGGGCACCCTGGTGCTCGCCCTGCTCGTCGTCGTCCTCGACAACTCGATCCTCAACGTGGCGATGAAGACCATCGCCACCCCCGCCCCGGTCGGCCTCGGCGCGAGCCAGAGCGACCTGGAATGGGCGATCAACTCCTACACCCTGGTCTTCGCGGGCCTGCTGTTCACCGCCGGCCTGCTCGGCGACCGCTTCGGCCGCAAGTGGACGCTGCTGGCCGGCATGCTGGTCTTCGGCCTCGGCTCGCTGCTGTCCGCGCTGGCCGCCAGCCCGGGCGAACTGATCGGCTACCGCGCGGTGATGGGCCTCGGCGGCGCCTTCGTGATGCCCGCCACGCTGGCCATCATCATGAACGTCTTCGAGCGCAACGAGCAGCCCAAGGCGATCGGCATCTGGGCCGGCGCGGTCGGCCTGGCCATCGCCATCGGCCCGATCACCGGCGGCCTGCTGATCGAGCACTTCTGGTGGGGCTCGGTCTTCCTGGTCAACGTCCCGATCGTGATCGTGGCGCTCGGCCTGATGGGCTGGCTCGTCCCCGACTCCAAGGACCCCAACCCCGGCAAGCTCGACCCGGTCGGCGTGCTGCTGTCCATCGTCGGCCTGGTGGCGCTGATCTACGGCATCATCAAGGGCGGCGAACTCGCCGACTTCACCGACCCGAAGGCCTGGGTCCCGACCCTGGTCGGCGTGCTCGCCCTGGTCGCCTTCGTGCTGTTCGAGAAGCACACCCGGTACCCGGCGCTGGACGTCACCTGGTTCCGCAACAAGGTGTTCTCGGCCTCGATCGGCGTGGTCGGCATCGTGTTCTTCGCGCTGATGGGCGTCTCGTTCTTCGGCGTCTTCTACACCCAGAGCGTGCGCGGCTACAGCGCCCTGGAGGCCGGCGAACTGATGCTGCCGCTGGCCGTCGCCCAGCTGGTCTTCGCGCCGCGGGCCCGGCTGGTGGTCGACCGGTTCGGCGTCCGGCTGACCTGCGCCGGCGGCATGCTGCTGGTCACCCTCGGCTTCCTCGGCTACGCCTTCCTGACCGCGACCAGCCCGATCTGGCTGCTGATCGTGCTCGGCTTCGTGATGGGCGCCGGCATGGCGCACGTGATGCCGCCGGTGACCGTCGCCATCATGGGCGCGCTGCCGCGCGAGAAGGCCGGCGCCGGCTCCGCGCTGAACAACACCTTCCGCCAGGTCGGCGGCTCGCTCGGCATCGCGGTGCTCGGCGCGCTGCTGTCCACGGTCTACCGCAACGGCATGGACGACCACCTGGCCGCCGTCCCGGCCCCGGTCCGCGACCGGGCCGGCGAGTCGATCGAGTCCACCCTCGGGGTGGCCGAGCGGCTCCACCTGCCCGCCCTGGTCGACCCGGCGAAGGACGCCTTCATCCACGCCATGCACGTGGTCTCCGGCGTCTCGGCCGGCGTCACCGTGCTCGGCGCGCTGCTGGCGCTGCTCCTGCTGCCCGGCAAGGGCGCCGCACCGGCCGGGCCCGGCGGCCCGGGCGCCGCGGCGGCCGGCCCGCAGGACCGCGAGGACTCCGGCGCGAGCACCGCCAAGGTGTGA
- the panB gene encoding 3-methyl-2-oxobutanoate hydroxymethyltransferase, with amino-acid sequence MNNASPLQPAQTPDASVGATLYGGVTNRRITVRDLAKAKRNGERWAMLTAYDALTAGVFDEAGIPVLLVGDSAGNCHLGYETTVPVTMDQMVMMSAAVVRGTKRALVVADLPFGSYQESPAQAMHNAARLMKEAGVQAVKLEGGERSARTIELLVDAGIPVMAHIGLTPQSVHAFGGYPVQGRGDEAAHRLLRDAKAVQQAGAFSVVLEAVPAELAAQVTEHSAIPTVGIGGGPGTDAQVLVWTDFAGMTAGRVPKFVKQYADLRSTLTRAATEFATDVREGTFPGPEHSFS; translated from the coding sequence ATGAACAACGCCTCTCCGCTTCAGCCTGCCCAGACGCCGGACGCATCCGTCGGCGCCACCCTCTACGGGGGTGTCACCAACCGCCGGATCACCGTCCGGGACCTCGCCAAGGCCAAGCGCAACGGCGAGCGCTGGGCGATGCTCACCGCCTACGACGCCCTCACCGCCGGGGTGTTCGACGAGGCCGGCATCCCCGTCCTGCTGGTCGGCGACTCGGCCGGCAACTGCCACCTCGGCTACGAGACCACCGTGCCGGTGACCATGGACCAGATGGTGATGATGTCCGCCGCCGTGGTCCGCGGCACCAAGCGCGCCCTGGTCGTCGCCGACCTGCCGTTCGGCTCCTACCAGGAGTCCCCCGCCCAGGCCATGCACAACGCGGCCCGCCTGATGAAGGAGGCCGGCGTCCAGGCCGTCAAGCTGGAGGGCGGCGAGCGCAGCGCCCGCACCATCGAGCTGCTGGTCGACGCCGGCATCCCGGTGATGGCCCACATCGGCCTCACCCCGCAGTCCGTGCACGCCTTCGGCGGCTACCCCGTCCAGGGCCGCGGCGACGAGGCCGCGCACCGGCTGCTGCGGGACGCGAAGGCCGTCCAGCAGGCCGGCGCCTTCTCGGTCGTCCTGGAGGCCGTCCCCGCCGAGCTGGCCGCGCAGGTCACCGAGCACTCCGCGATCCCCACCGTCGGCATCGGCGGCGGCCCCGGCACCGACGCGCAGGTCCTGGTCTGGACCGACTTCGCCGGCATGACGGCCGGCCGCGTCCCCAAGTTCGTCAAGCAGTACGCCGACCTGCGCTCGACGCTGACCCGGGCCGCGACCGAGTTCGCCACCGACGTCCGCGAGGGCACCTTCCCGGGCCCGGAGCACTCCTTCAGCTAG
- a CDS encoding ATP-binding cassette domain-containing protein, which yields MTRIERNAVEVHGIVKHYGETKALDGVDLTVREGTVLGLLGPNGAGKTTLVRVLSTLIKPDAGTAFVGGYDVLRQPKQLRRTIGLTGQYASVDELLSGYENLYLIGRLLDLSAKAAKARAAELLERFSLTEAAKRPAKGYSGGMRRRLDLAASMIGRPKVLYLDEPTTGLDPRTRNEVWDEVQRMVGEGSTVLLTTQYMEEAEQLAHALTVIDKGRVIANGGVQELKAQVGGQSLQVRPTDPAQLAEMARCLREAGIAATFSAESELLSVHLTDDAQLTTVIGVLGTRGFGIAGIDTKLPSLDEVFLTITGGKSAVPARPRDKEPVA from the coding sequence ATGACACGAATCGAGCGGAACGCCGTGGAGGTCCACGGCATCGTGAAGCACTACGGGGAGACCAAGGCCCTGGACGGGGTCGACCTGACGGTGCGCGAGGGGACGGTCCTGGGTCTGCTCGGTCCGAACGGGGCCGGGAAGACCACGCTGGTGCGGGTGCTGTCCACGCTGATCAAGCCGGACGCGGGCACCGCCTTCGTCGGCGGCTACGACGTGCTGCGCCAGCCCAAGCAGCTGCGCCGCACCATCGGACTGACCGGCCAGTACGCCTCGGTGGACGAGCTGCTGTCCGGCTACGAGAACCTGTACCTGATCGGGCGCCTGCTCGACCTCTCCGCCAAGGCCGCCAAGGCCCGCGCCGCCGAACTGCTGGAGCGGTTCTCGCTCACCGAGGCGGCCAAGCGCCCGGCCAAGGGCTACTCCGGCGGCATGCGGCGCCGCCTCGACCTCGCCGCGTCGATGATCGGCCGCCCGAAGGTGCTGTACCTGGACGAGCCGACCACCGGCCTGGACCCGCGCACCCGCAACGAGGTGTGGGACGAGGTGCAGCGGATGGTCGGCGAGGGCTCGACGGTGCTGCTGACCACCCAGTACATGGAGGAGGCCGAGCAGCTCGCCCACGCGCTGACCGTGATCGACAAGGGCCGGGTGATCGCCAACGGCGGCGTCCAGGAACTGAAGGCCCAGGTCGGCGGCCAGAGCCTGCAGGTGCGGCCGACCGACCCCGCGCAGCTCGCCGAGATGGCCCGCTGCCTGCGGGAGGCGGGCATCGCAGCCACCTTCTCCGCCGAGTCGGAGCTGCTGTCGGTGCACCTGACCGACGACGCCCAACTGACCACCGTGATCGGGGTGCTGGGCACCCGCGGGTTCGGGATCGCCGGCATCGACACCAAGCTGCCCAGCCTGGACGAGGTGTTCCTGACCATCACCGGCGGCAAGTCCGCCGTCCCCGCCCGGCCGCGTGACAAGGAGCCCGTCGCATGA
- a CDS encoding ABC transporter permease, with amino-acid sequence MSTATLNPAPAAAPAGEDDTRIGLRANLRHLGALTRRNLMRIKADPESMLDALLIPVIMIVLFVYVFGGAMAHNQHEYMQYMVPGLLGTTGLNLAMALGTGLNTDFQTGVMDRFRTLPIGRSAVLLSKMIAETLRAVVAFAVLIGFSMILGMDIDGGPLKLVAAVGLSLVFGSSLMWVSMLLGMSLRSAQAVQGMSMLVMMPLQFGSSIFADPTTMPGWLQAFTKHNPLSALADACRALINDQPVGNSVLTVLIWSAAITVVTAPLAVARFRKRT; translated from the coding sequence ATGAGCACCGCCACCCTGAACCCCGCTCCCGCCGCGGCCCCCGCCGGCGAGGACGACACCCGGATCGGCCTGCGGGCCAACCTGCGCCACCTGGGCGCGCTGACCCGCCGCAACCTGATGCGGATCAAGGCCGACCCCGAGTCGATGCTGGACGCGCTGCTGATCCCGGTCATCATGATCGTGCTGTTCGTCTACGTGTTCGGCGGCGCGATGGCCCACAACCAGCACGAGTACATGCAGTACATGGTGCCCGGCCTGCTCGGCACCACCGGCCTGAACCTGGCGATGGCGCTGGGCACCGGCCTGAACACCGACTTCCAGACCGGCGTGATGGACCGCTTCCGCACCCTGCCGATCGGGCGCTCGGCGGTGCTGCTGTCGAAGATGATCGCCGAGACGCTGCGGGCGGTCGTCGCCTTCGCGGTGCTGATCGGCTTCTCGATGATCCTCGGCATGGACATCGACGGCGGCCCGCTGAAGCTGGTCGCCGCGGTCGGCCTGTCGCTGGTGTTCGGCTCCTCGCTGATGTGGGTGTCGATGCTGCTGGGCATGTCGCTGCGCAGCGCCCAGGCGGTGCAGGGCATGTCGATGCTGGTGATGATGCCGCTCCAGTTCGGCAGCTCGATCTTCGCCGACCCGACCACCATGCCGGGCTGGCTGCAGGCCTTCACCAAGCACAACCCGCTGTCCGCGCTGGCCGACGCCTGCCGGGCGCTGATCAACGACCAGCCGGTCGGCAACTCGGTCCTCACGGTGCTGATCTGGTCGGCGGCGATCACCGTGGTGACCGCGCCGCTGGCGGTGGCCCGCTTCCGCAAGCGCACCTGA